In the Quercus lobata isolate SW786 chromosome 5, ValleyOak3.0 Primary Assembly, whole genome shotgun sequence genome, one interval contains:
- the LOC115989496 gene encoding endonuclease 4-like — MGGSELVWVGRSLGFLLLIPGILGWGKEGHYAICKIAEGYLTEDAVAAVKELLPESAGGNLAAVCSWPDEIRFRLRWSSALHYIDTPDFKCNYEYCRDCHDSAGHKDRCVTGAIYNYTMQLASAYQNTNLKLHYNLTEALMFLSHFMGDVHQPLHVGFTGDEGGNTIVVRWFRRKSNLHHVWDDMIIDSALKTFYYSDLEIMIKAIQRNITNGWSDELSLWENCSHNDTVCPNPYASESISLACKFAYKNATPGSTLGDDYFLSRLPIVEKRLAQGGVRLAATLNRIFTPQLQIDDDRLLEWANAI, encoded by the exons ATGGGCGGGTCTGAGCTAGTGTGGGTTGGGAGGTCACTGGGTTTTCTACTATTGATACCAGGAATTCTGGGTTGGGGAAAGGAAGGCCACTATGCAATTTGTAAAATAGCTGAG GGATATCTAACTGAAGACGCTGTAGCTGCTGTGAAAGAATTGCTTCCAGAGTCTGCTGGAGGTAATCTTGCGGCTGTTTGCTCCTGGCCTGATGAGATTCGCTTTCGTCTGCGATGGAGTAGTGCTTTACATTATATTGATACACCAGATTTTAAGTGTAATTATGAGTACTGCA GAGACTGTCATGACTCTGCTGGACATAAAGATAGATGTGTAACTGGAGCAATTTACAACTACACAATGCAACTTGCATCAGCTTACCAGAATACCAATTTAAAATTGCATT ACAATTTAACGGAGGCACTTATGTTCTTATCACATTTCATGGGAGATGTCCATCAG CCCCTACATGTTGGTTTCACTGGAGATGAAGGTGGGAACACAATAGTAGTGCGATGGTTCCGTCGGAAATCAAATCTCCACCAC GTATGGGATGACATGATCATTGATTCTGCTCTAAAGACATTCTATTATTCAGATCTTGAAATCATGATTAAAGCCATTCAAAGGAACATTACA AATGGTTGGTCTGATGAGCTATCATTATGGGAAAACTGCTCACATAATGACACAGTTTGTCCGAACCC GTATGCTTCTGAAAGCATTAGTTTGGCGTGCAAGTTTGCATACAAGAATGCCACGCCAGGAAGCACTCTGGGAG atgattattttctttcaagGCTGCCAATTGTGGAGAAGAGGCTAGCCCAAGGTGGGGTCAGACTAGCTGCTACACTCAACCGTATCTTCACTCCTCAATTGCAAATTGATGATGATAGACTACTAGAGTGGGCGAATGCCATCTAA
- the LOC115989495 gene encoding endonuclease 1 isoform X1, which yields MAKFEVLGRCSPFWFVLLLCFAFMIGPGAQGWSKEGHIMTCRIAQGLLGSEALEAIQNLLPLNVNGDLSALCTWPDQIRHWHKYRWTSPLHFIDTPDDECTFNYQRDCHDPHGVEDMCVAGAVQNFTSQLVHYREGSADRRYNMTEALLFLSHFMGDIHQPMHVGFTSDEGGNTINLRWFRHKSNLHHVWDREIVLTALSDYYEKDMDLLQKDIEGNFTDLQGIWSSDVSSWEHCDDILSCVTKWAVESINIACKWGYKGVDPGTTLADDYFDSRMPIVMKRIAQGGVRLAMILNHVFGDTDEGFAIAT from the exons ATGGCCAAGTTTGAGGTTTTGGGGAGATGCTCTCCATTCTGGTTTGTTTTGTTgctgtgttttgctttcatgatAGGGCCCGGAGCTCAGGGCTGGAGCAAAGAAGGTCATATTATGACATGTCGGATTGCACAG GGTCTTCTAGGATCTGAGGCATTAGAAGCTATTCAAAACTTATTGCCCCTTAATGTCAATGGCGACCTGTCGGCCCTTTGTACATGGCCTGACCAAATCCGGCATTGGCATAAATATCGGTGGACAAGCCCACTTCATTTCATTGACACACCCGATGATGAGTGCACTTTCAATTATCAAA GGGACTGTCATGATCCGCATGGAGTGGAGGACATGTGTGTTGCAGGTGCCGTTCAAAATTTCACCTCTCAGCTTGTGCACTACAGAGAGGGAAGTGCTGATCGTAGAT ATAATATGACTGAGGCCTTGTTATTCTTGTCACACTTCATGGGAGATATCCATCAA CCAATGCATGTCGGATTTACAAGCGATGAAGGAGGCAACACCATAAATCTACGCTGGTTTAGGCATAAATCTAATCTGCATCAT GTATGGGATAGGGAGATCGTTCTAACTGCTCTATCAGATTATTATGAAAAAGACATGGACCTCCTCCAAAAAGACATAGAGGGAAACTTCACCGAT TTACAGGGAATCTGGTCTTCTGATGTTTCATCATGGGAACATTGCGATGATATTCTTTCATGCGTAACCaa GTGGGCTGTAGAGAGCATAAACATAGCTTGCAAATGGGGTTACAAAGGAGTTGACCCTGGTACAACTCTAGCAG ATGATTACTTCGACTCAAGGATGCCAATCGTTATGAAACGAATTGCTCAGGGTGGAGTTCGATTAGCTATGATTTTGAACCACGTTTTTGGTGACACTGATGAAGGATTTGCAATAGCTACTTAA
- the LOC115989495 gene encoding endonuclease 1 isoform X2 has product MAKFEVLGRCSPFWFVLLLCFAFMIGPGAQGWSKEGHIMTCRIAQGLLGSEALEAIQNLLPLNVNGDLSALCTWPDQIRHWHKYRWTSPLHFIDTPDDECTFNYQRDCHDPHGVEDMCVAGAVQNFTSQLVHYREGSADRRYNMTEALLFLSHFMGDIHQPMHVGFTSDEGGNTINLRWFRHKSNLHHVWDREIVLTALSDYYEKDMDLLQKDIEGNFTDGIWSSDVSSWEHCDDILSCVTKWAVESINIACKWGYKGVDPGTTLADDYFDSRMPIVMKRIAQGGVRLAMILNHVFGDTDEGFAIAT; this is encoded by the exons ATGGCCAAGTTTGAGGTTTTGGGGAGATGCTCTCCATTCTGGTTTGTTTTGTTgctgtgttttgctttcatgatAGGGCCCGGAGCTCAGGGCTGGAGCAAAGAAGGTCATATTATGACATGTCGGATTGCACAG GGTCTTCTAGGATCTGAGGCATTAGAAGCTATTCAAAACTTATTGCCCCTTAATGTCAATGGCGACCTGTCGGCCCTTTGTACATGGCCTGACCAAATCCGGCATTGGCATAAATATCGGTGGACAAGCCCACTTCATTTCATTGACACACCCGATGATGAGTGCACTTTCAATTATCAAA GGGACTGTCATGATCCGCATGGAGTGGAGGACATGTGTGTTGCAGGTGCCGTTCAAAATTTCACCTCTCAGCTTGTGCACTACAGAGAGGGAAGTGCTGATCGTAGAT ATAATATGACTGAGGCCTTGTTATTCTTGTCACACTTCATGGGAGATATCCATCAA CCAATGCATGTCGGATTTACAAGCGATGAAGGAGGCAACACCATAAATCTACGCTGGTTTAGGCATAAATCTAATCTGCATCAT GTATGGGATAGGGAGATCGTTCTAACTGCTCTATCAGATTATTATGAAAAAGACATGGACCTCCTCCAAAAAGACATAGAGGGAAACTTCACCGAT GGAATCTGGTCTTCTGATGTTTCATCATGGGAACATTGCGATGATATTCTTTCATGCGTAACCaa GTGGGCTGTAGAGAGCATAAACATAGCTTGCAAATGGGGTTACAAAGGAGTTGACCCTGGTACAACTCTAGCAG ATGATTACTTCGACTCAAGGATGCCAATCGTTATGAAACGAATTGCTCAGGGTGGAGTTCGATTAGCTATGATTTTGAACCACGTTTTTGGTGACACTGATGAAGGATTTGCAATAGCTACTTAA
- the LOC115990475 gene encoding uncharacterized protein LOC115990475 — MESFSPLVTILSQNKLTRSNYVDWKRNLDIVLTAEEHKYVLTQPCPSFPSLDAPLEEKQRYDHRQKSNEMAKCYILAFISNVLKHQMQDVELASDIMLSLKEMFGEQGRFTRQETMRQIYNTKMTDGTSVGEHCLKMSSNLNTLEVLGADIDRES, encoded by the coding sequence ATGGAATCTTTTAGCCCACTTGTTACTATTCTTAGTCAAAACAAACTGACTAGATCCAATTATGTTgactggaaaagaaatttggacatTGTTCTTACTGCTGAAGAGCACAAATATGTGCTTACTCAACCATGTCCTAGCTTTCCATCATTAGATGCTCCTCTTGAGGAAAAACAGCGATATGATCATCGGCAGAAATCTAATGAGATGGCCAAGTGCTATATCCTAGCATTTATCTCAAATGTTCTAAAGCATCAAATGCAAGATGTAGAACTAGCTTCGGACATTATGCTAAGTCTGAAGGAGATGTTTGGTGAGCAAGGCCGTTTTACAAGGCAAGAAACTATGAGgcaaatttataataccaaaatgaCTGATGGCACTTCAGTGGGGGAGCATTGTCTTAAGATGAGCTCTAATTTGAATACACTGGAAGTTTTAGGTGCCGATATTGATAGAGAATCTTAA
- the LOC115989497 gene encoding uncharacterized protein LOC115989497 — translation MFNNAQIVLKSMSAKLLEQLRKKQKVRPKDATETPKQRAIVPLKGVGELEQDENKFDHGKVDAKEDNGVLAMEITKEQGEHKIDHVKIKMKKDVDVTTRDQFKKDFKLNNPLVVDLIIPNEFNDTRGNKDFSFLMLPKVIEELVQVSSLKVLILKTL, via the coding sequence atgtTCAATAATGCACAAATTGTGTTAAAGTCTATGAGTGCAAAACTACTAGAACAGctaaggaaaaaacaaaaggtCAGGCCTAAGGATGCTACTGAAACTCCAAAACAAAGAGCTATAGTGCCACTAAAGGGAGTTGGAGAGCTGGAGCAAGATGAGAATAAGTTTGATCATGGGAAAGTTGATGCCAAGGAAGATAATGGTGTTCTTGCAATGGAGATCACAAAGGAGCAAGGCGAGCATAAAATTGATCATGTAAAAATCAAGATGAAGAAAGATGTTGATGTTACTACCAGAGATCAATTCAAGAAGGATTTCAAGTTGAATAATCCTTTGGTTGTTGATTTAATCATTCCAAACGAATTTAATGATACAAGGGGAAATAAAGATTTTTCATTCTTGATGCTTCCAAAGGTGATTGAAGAATTGGTGCAAGTTTCAAGTTTGAAGGTTCTTATACTTAAAACACTTTAA